In Solanum lycopersicum chromosome 5, SLM_r2.1, the following are encoded in one genomic region:
- the LOC101253785 gene encoding uncharacterized protein, with protein MVANPRSRMNKFVMGVPSLMEKECHTAMLLNDMDISRLMVHAQQIEESKIREITQEGKRPRAPNQHYQVGGHSYGRARCPTCGKQHGGKCLAGTDGCFACGHKGHKRRDCQNLKSRGKDVNKASLDPNAPKKNTSYGMGARKDN; from the exons ATGGTAGCCAACCCTAGGTCTAGGATGAACAAGTTTGTGATGGGAGTTCCTAGCTTGATGGAAAAAGAGTGTCATACGGCAATGCTTCTTaatgatatggatatctctAGGCTCATGGTTCATGCgcaacaaattgaggagtccaAAATTAGGGAGATAACACAAGAGGGTAAAAGGCCTAG GGCTCCAAATCAACATTATCAAGTTGGTGGTCATTCCTATGGAAGGGCTAGGTGCCCTACTTGTGGAAAGCAGCATGGAGGTAAGTGTCTTGCTGGAACGGATGGTTGTTTTGCATGTGGTCATAAGGGCCACAAGAGGAGGGACTGCCAAAACCTCAAATCAAGGGGGAAAGATGTCAATAAAGCTTCCCTAGATCCTAATGCTCCCAAGAAGAACACTTCATATGGGATGGGTGCTAGGAAGGATAATTAA